One Pristiophorus japonicus isolate sPriJap1 unplaced genomic scaffold, sPriJap1.hap1 HAP1_SCAFFOLD_2284, whole genome shotgun sequence genomic window, acacacacacacacatatatacatgatttcattgaatagtggaacaggctcgaggggcaaaatagcctcctgttcctgtgacagtgggctgaatggcctcctgttcctgtgacagggtgggctgggggtgggctgaatggcctcctgttcctgtgacagggtgggctgggggtgggctgaatggcctcctgttcctgtgacagAGTGGGCTgggggtgggctgaatggcctcctgttcctgtgacagggtgagctgaatggcctcctttgctgTAAACCTCTCTGACGATCTATTTTTACCTAAAGGAAGATGTTTGTTGTTGCAGGATGTACAAGAAGGAGAAGAGTATTCAGCTGAAGAGCAGTGCCTCTGCTCTGTACAACAACCTCAGCATCCTGCCCATCATGGATAAGAACCTCACCTACTTTGCTGTGATCCATGGCAGTGTGGTGAACATGCTGAGCGCCTCCAGCGATGGCCTGAACCTGTCACACAGGCAGCTGCAGTCCAAGGAGGGAGGCACCGTGCATGGCACCTCCTTAATCATGCAGGTACGAGCCGTATGTCTGCTTGTGTTGCTGGAGTGAGGAATGAGGTGCTACAGGATAGAGACCTTTCAACTCTGGAGAATAGGTTGGGCCGAGGTGTGGATCAAGGCCCTCGGTCTGTACTGGGCGGGCTCGAGGATcagagctccctccctccctccatgtagCTCAGGTCAATCCCAGCTGGGGCACAGGAGAAGAAATAAATCACGTGATCCATCGGGTTAGTACAGCTCAAGCACTGATGTCTGATGCTTGTAAAGATCCTAAGTGATGTGAATTGGAGGTGTCCCAGTGCAGTTTCTAGCAGATTACATTCCACAATCTTCCACTGCTGATAACTGGCTGATTCCATTCACAGGGGACATGCACTCTGCCCTCTGTCTGCTTCAGTAACCAGGCTCCAAATATTGTCCATGATGACTTACACGGTATATacggcaaagaaacaggccattgggccaaaCCAGCGTTTATacgccactcgagcctcctcccgtctttccccatctaaatctatcagcataaccctctattcccttctcccccatatacttgtccagcctcccctgaaacacatcgatactattcacctcaacccc contains:
- the LOC139245662 gene encoding WD repeat-containing protein 54-like, whose protein sequence is MKHRRMYKKEKSIQLKSSASALYNNLSILPIMDKNLTYFAVIHGSVVNMLSASSDGLNLSHRQLQSKEGGTVHGTSLIMQAAWCVLPSRILLVLTSQKGIQVTEGQGYGAKVNLTIPPTTWAMHGHAT